The Anabaena sp. WA102 genome contains a region encoding:
- a CDS encoding RluA family pseudouridine synthase has protein sequence MSAINSIQVTENSDRLDRYLSQELSDLSRSRIQQLIEQGHVQINDKICTSKKINLKTGDRITLELPTIQPLEVIAEDIPLDILYEDDELIILNKPAGLVVHPAPGHPDGTLVNAILAHCPNLPGIGGVQRPGIVHRLDKDTTGAIAIAKTDLAYQHLQAQLQAKTARREYLGLIYGVPKTETGIIDLPIGRNPQDRKKMAIVSIEDGGRNAITHWRVKERFGNYTLIHFQLETGRTHQIRVHSAKMGHPIVGDPIYSSGHSLGVNLPGQALHAWKLQLQHPVSGELVAVTAPLPRSLTTLLEVLRRRSGIY, from the coding sequence AAATAGCGATCGCCTAGATCGCTACTTATCTCAAGAGTTATCAGATTTATCCCGTTCTCGCATCCAGCAGTTAATAGAACAGGGTCATGTTCAAATTAATGACAAGATTTGCACATCTAAAAAGATTAACCTGAAAACAGGCGATCGCATTACCCTGGAACTTCCCACCATTCAACCTTTAGAAGTAATCGCAGAAGATATTCCCCTAGACATCCTCTACGAAGACGACGAACTCATCATTCTCAATAAACCCGCAGGTTTAGTAGTCCACCCCGCACCCGGACATCCTGACGGGACTCTAGTTAATGCCATATTGGCACACTGTCCCAACTTACCAGGAATCGGTGGCGTGCAACGTCCGGGAATTGTCCATCGTTTAGATAAAGATACAACAGGAGCAATTGCGATCGCCAAAACAGACCTAGCTTACCAACACCTACAAGCGCAACTACAAGCAAAAACCGCCAGAAGAGAATATTTAGGACTAATTTACGGTGTTCCCAAAACAGAAACCGGAATTATAGATTTACCTATTGGACGCAATCCCCAAGACCGTAAAAAAATGGCTATTGTTTCTATAGAAGATGGTGGACGCAACGCCATTACTCATTGGCGTGTAAAAGAACGGTTTGGCAACTACACCTTAATTCACTTCCAACTAGAAACAGGACGCACCCATCAAATTCGCGTTCACAGCGCCAAAATGGGTCATCCCATCGTCGGCGACCCCATTTATAGTTCAGGTCATTCCCTGGGTGTAAATTTGCCGGGACAAGCATTACACGCTTGGAAACTCCAGCTACAACATCCCGTTTCTGGGGAGTTAGTCGCAGTCACAGCACCCCTTCCCCGCAGCTTGACAACTTTACTGGAAGTCCTGCGCCGTCGTAGTGGTATTTATTAA